In the genome of Actinomycetes bacterium, the window CCGGACCTAGGTGGTCTTCCCGATGCCGTTCGCCGTCCCCCGCGCCTAGTTTTCGAGCACGTCAGCAGCACGAGCGCCCGAGAGGAGTGACCGGCATGAAGCAGCAGCAGATCGTCAAGCGGACCACCCGCTCGACGCAGCAGTCGCTGGACCTGCGGTCGCCGGCCGGCCGCCACCTGCCCTTCTGATGCCCTGGCGAGCGCGAGCAGCCGACCGCCGCCGCCGTTACAGTCCCGGACATGGTCCTGCGCGTCGTCTTCGCCGACGACAACTACCTGGTCCGCGAGGGTGTGTCCGCCCTCCTCGCGGAGGCCGACGACATCGAGCTGGTCGGCACCGCGGCCGACCCGAACTCCCTGGTCAAGCTGGTGGCCGAGCTGTCCCCTGACGCCGTGCTCACCGACATCCGGATGCCACCGACCCACACCAACGAGGGCATCGTCGCGGCCAAGCGGATCCGGGCCGAGTTCCCGAGCACCGGGGTGGTCGTCCTCTCGCAGTACGTCGAGGAGGACTACGCGTTCGAGCTGCTCGCCGACGGGGTGGCCGGGCTGGGCTACCTGCTCAAGGAGCGGGTCTCCGACCTCGAGGAGCTGGTCCGAGCCCTGCACGAGGTCGCTCGCGGCGGCTCCTCGCTG includes:
- a CDS encoding response regulator transcription factor, whose protein sequence is MVLRVVFADDNYLVREGVSALLAEADDIELVGTAADPNSLVKLVAELSPDAVLTDIRMPPTHTNEGIVAAKRIRAEFPSTGVVVLSQYVEEDYAFELLADGVAGLGYLLKERVSDLEELVRALHEVARGGSSLDPRVVEGLLARKSAEDRSPLLGLTDREREVLQEMASGRNNATIAKTLFMSDRAVEKHIGSVFQKLGLVDEREVNRRVMAVLAYLEAVGPAR